One Thalassotalea atypica DNA window includes the following coding sequences:
- a CDS encoding HvfA family oxazolone/thioamide-modified RiPP metallophore — protein MNLFKKASATTLLGLFTAAMFVTAPAQAEVNPFASEDVVSMSVVAGGDKCGEGKKGKCGEGKCGEGKGKAKGKCGEGKCGEGKAKAKGKCGEGKCGEGKAKAKGKCGEGKCGEGKAKGKCGEGKCGEGKAKAKGKCGEGKCGEGKGKGKAKCGG, from the coding sequence ATGAATTTATTTAAGAAAGCTTCTGCAACAACGTTATTAGGTTTATTTACTGCTGCAATGTTTGTAACTGCACCAGCACAGGCTGAAGTCAACCCATTCGCTTCGGAAGACGTAGTTTCTATGTCTGTAGTTGCTGGCGGTGACAAATGTGGTGAAGGTAAAAAAGGCAAATGTGGCGAAGGCAAATGTGGTGAAGGTAAAGGTAAAGCCAAAGGTAAGTGCGGCGAAGGCAAATGCGGTGAAGGTAAAGCCAAAGCTAAAGGCAAATGCGGCGAAGGCAAATGTGGTGAAGGTAAAGCCAAAGCTAAAGGCAAATGTGGCGAAGGCAAATGTGGTGAAGGTAAAGCTAAAGGCAAATGCGGCGAAGGCAAATGTGGTGAAGGTAAAGCCAAAGCTAAAGGCAAATGCGGCGAAGGCAAATGTGGCGAAGGTAAAGGCAAAGGTAAAGCTAAGTGTGGTGGTTAA